From Rhodobium gokarnense, a single genomic window includes:
- a CDS encoding HAD family hydrolase: MQLVIFDCDGVLIDSEAVSIACEAEAYNKVGLDISEPEFAVRFAGLPHERIKELVEEELGRPLPEDFEDNKYRVFHERMALELNVIEGAHEVLDSIDYARCVCSNSSMWHLKTYLGKFDLYDRFRPYIFSAPEVREGRTKPAPDVFLHAAEELDVDPAECCVIEDSAFGVIGAKTAGMRVIGFTGASHTWLGHSDALMEAGAETVVRRLSEIPATLEALEHWREPVA; the protein is encoded by the coding sequence ATGCAGCTCGTCATTTTCGATTGCGACGGCGTCCTGATCGATTCCGAAGCGGTTTCGATCGCCTGCGAGGCCGAGGCCTACAACAAGGTCGGCCTCGACATCAGCGAGCCGGAATTCGCCGTGCGCTTCGCCGGCCTGCCGCACGAGCGCATCAAGGAGCTGGTGGAGGAGGAACTGGGCCGGCCGCTGCCGGAGGATTTCGAGGACAACAAATACCGCGTCTTTCACGAGCGCATGGCTCTTGAACTGAACGTCATCGAGGGCGCGCACGAGGTGCTCGATTCGATCGATTATGCGCGCTGCGTCTGCTCCAATTCCAGCATGTGGCACCTGAAGACCTATCTTGGGAAGTTCGATCTCTACGACCGCTTCCGGCCTTACATCTTTTCCGCGCCGGAGGTCCGCGAGGGCCGCACCAAGCCGGCGCCGGACGTCTTCCTGCATGCCGCCGAGGAACTGGACGTCGACCCGGCAGAGTGCTGCGTCATCGAGGATTCGGCCTTCGGCGTCATCGGCGCCAAGACGGCCGGCATGCGCGTTATCGGCTTCACCGGCGCCAGCCACACCTGGCTCGGCCATTCCGACGCGCTGATGGAGGCGGGGGCGGAGACCGTCGTCCGGCGGCTTTCGGAGATCCCGGCGACGCTGGAGGCGCTGGAGCATTGGCGCGAGCCGGTGGCGTAG
- a CDS encoding ABC transporter ATP-binding protein, which yields MADTPGTDEILLSIRGLKIEGRSEEVWSEIVHGVDLDLHRGEVLGLIGESGAGKSTIGLAAMGFTRDGCRISGGTVTFDGIELTKASVRTRRALRGKRIAYVAQSAAASFNPAHRLIDQCTESAVHHHVMSRSEAEHDAIDLFRRIQLPDPEDIGFRYPHQVSGGQLQRAMTAMAMSCRPDLIIFDEPTTALDVTTQIEVLAAIRDAVEQFGTAAIYITHDLAVVAQMADRILVLLKGDPVEEAETRTMLAEPKEEYTRSLWAVRSFKRPEKPLAPPEETPVVSVDHVTAAYGTLTVLHDVSFDIHRGRTVAVVGESGSGKSTAARCITGLLPPAEGRILFNGEELAADYRKRSWDNLRQIQMIYQMADTALNPKQRIRDIVGRPIEFYLGLKGKKKEERIRALLDQIELEPDDFIDRLPAELSGGQKQRIGIARALAAEPEFIICDEVTSALDQLVAEGILKLLAKLQDDFNLAYMFITHDLATVKAIADEVVVMKEGKVVEAGPKSEMFRPPHHAYTDLLLSSVPEMDPDWLDNLLKEREEAGVKIESAGN from the coding sequence ATGGCTGATACCCCCGGCACAGATGAAATCCTGTTGTCGATCCGCGGCCTGAAGATCGAGGGCCGCTCCGAGGAGGTCTGGAGCGAGATCGTGCACGGCGTCGACCTCGACCTGCACCGCGGCGAGGTGCTGGGCCTGATCGGCGAATCCGGCGCCGGCAAGTCGACCATCGGCCTTGCCGCCATGGGCTTCACCCGCGACGGCTGCCGCATTTCCGGCGGCACCGTCACCTTCGACGGCATCGAATTGACGAAGGCGAGCGTGCGCACGCGCCGGGCCCTGCGCGGCAAGCGCATCGCCTATGTTGCGCAGTCTGCGGCGGCAAGCTTCAACCCGGCCCACAGGCTCATCGACCAGTGCACTGAATCCGCCGTCCATCACCACGTGATGTCGCGGTCCGAGGCCGAGCACGACGCCATCGACCTTTTCCGCCGCATCCAGCTCCCCGACCCGGAGGATATCGGGTTCCGCTATCCGCACCAGGTCTCCGGCGGCCAGTTGCAGCGGGCAATGACGGCGATGGCGATGTCCTGCCGGCCCGACCTCATCATCTTCGACGAGCCGACCACCGCCCTCGACGTCACCACCCAGATCGAGGTCCTGGCGGCGATCCGCGACGCCGTCGAGCAGTTCGGCACGGCGGCCATCTACATCACCCACGACCTCGCCGTCGTCGCCCAGATGGCCGACCGCATCCTGGTGCTCTTAAAAGGCGATCCGGTGGAAGAGGCCGAAACCCGCACAATGCTGGCCGAGCCGAAGGAGGAGTACACCAGGTCGCTATGGGCGGTGCGGTCCTTCAAGCGGCCGGAAAAGCCGCTAGCCCCGCCGGAGGAAACCCCGGTCGTTTCCGTCGACCACGTCACCGCCGCCTACGGCACCCTCACCGTGCTCCACGACGTCAGCTTCGACATCCACCGCGGCCGCACCGTCGCCGTCGTCGGCGAATCCGGCTCCGGCAAGTCGACGGCCGCGCGCTGCATCACCGGCCTGTTGCCGCCGGCGGAAGGCCGCATCCTCTTCAACGGCGAGGAACTGGCCGCCGACTACCGCAAGCGCAGTTGGGACAACCTGCGCCAGATCCAGATGATCTACCAGATGGCCGATACGGCGCTGAACCCGAAGCAGCGCATCCGCGACATCGTCGGCCGGCCAATCGAATTCTATCTCGGCCTCAAGGGGAAAAAGAAGGAAGAGCGCATCCGCGCCCTCCTCGACCAGATCGAGCTGGAGCCGGACGACTTCATCGACCGCCTGCCGGCCGAGCTCTCCGGCGGCCAGAAGCAACGCATCGGCATCGCCCGCGCGCTCGCCGCCGAGCCGGAATTCATCATCTGCGACGAGGTGACGAGCGCCCTCGACCAGCTCGTCGCCGAGGGCATCCTGAAGCTGCTCGCCAAGCTGCAGGACGACTTCAACCTCGCCTACATGTTCATCACCCACGACCTGGCGACCGTAAAGGCGATCGCCGACGAGGTGGTGGTCATGAAGGAAGGAAAGGTCGTGGAAGCCGGCCCCAAAAGCGAAATGTTCCGCCCGCCCCACCACGCCTACACGGACCTCCTCCTGTCGTCCGTGCCCGAGATGGACCCGGACTGGCTCGATAATTTGCTGAAAGAGCGCGAGGAAGCGGGCGTGAAGATCGAATCGGCAGGGAATTAA
- a CDS encoding ABC transporter permease encodes MLAVLAPAFAPFSETAIVASEYEPWGAPYYLGTDSLGRDMLSRLIFAARNTVGIAFLTTLLAFFLGGLMGLLASTLGGWIDQVFSRAVDVLMAIPQLIFALLLLTIVGTNIVNLILVIAVLDSTRVYRLSRAVAMNVVVMDYVEAAKLRGEGLGWLIRREILPNITAPLIAEFGLRFCFVFLTISALSFLGLGIQPPTADWGSMVRDNATLITFGDPTPLMPAAAIALLTVAVNFVVDWMLHRSSGLKD; translated from the coding sequence ATGCTGGCGGTCCTCGCCCCGGCCTTTGCGCCGTTCTCCGAGACCGCCATCGTCGCCAGCGAGTACGAGCCCTGGGGCGCGCCCTACTATCTCGGCACCGACAGCCTCGGCCGGGACATGCTCTCACGGCTCATCTTCGCGGCCCGCAACACCGTCGGCATCGCCTTCCTGACGACGCTGCTCGCCTTCTTCCTCGGCGGGCTGATGGGGTTGCTGGCCTCCACCCTCGGCGGCTGGATCGACCAGGTCTTCTCGCGCGCCGTCGACGTCCTGATGGCCATCCCGCAGCTCATCTTCGCGCTGCTGCTCCTCACCATCGTCGGCACCAACATCGTCAACCTGATACTGGTCATCGCCGTCCTCGATTCCACCCGCGTCTATCGCCTCTCGCGCGCCGTCGCCATGAACGTGGTGGTGATGGACTATGTGGAGGCGGCCAAGCTGCGCGGCGAAGGCCTTGGCTGGCTGATCCGGCGCGAGATCCTGCCCAACATCACCGCGCCGCTGATCGCCGAGTTCGGGCTCAGGTTCTGCTTCGTGTTCCTGACCATTTCGGCCCTGTCCTTCCTCGGCCTCGGCATCCAGCCGCCGACTGCGGACTGGGGCTCCATGGTCCGGGATAACGCGACCCTGATCACCTTCGGCGACCCGACGCCCCTGATGCCGGCCGCCGCCATCGCGCTCCTCACCGTCGCCGTCAATTTCGTCGTCGACTGGATGCTGCACCGTTCCTCCGGACTGAAGGACTGA
- a CDS encoding ABC transporter permease, which produces MQLILKMILQRLGLGLFTLFVVSVIIFSAVELLPGDLAQEILGQSATPETVAAFRHELGLDKPAIVRYMDWLGGAATGDFGKSLANGRDIAELIGTRLANTLLLAAYAAVIAIPLAVGLGVLAALYRNSWFDRGINIFTLSSISFPEFFVAYILILWLSVHVGIFPSIANINESTPLWDRLIRMFLPALTLTLVVTAHMMRMTRAAIINLLAAPYIEMARLKGLPPRVVILRHALPNALAPIINVIALNMAYLITGVVVVEVVFVYPGLGQLLVDSVSKRDITVVQACCLIFAVVYILFNLIADVLSIATNPRLLHKK; this is translated from the coding sequence ATGCAACTGATCCTGAAAATGATCCTTCAAAGGCTGGGACTGGGGCTCTTCACCCTCTTCGTCGTCTCGGTCATCATCTTCTCGGCCGTGGAACTCCTGCCCGGCGACCTCGCCCAGGAGATCCTCGGCCAGAGCGCAACGCCGGAGACGGTCGCCGCCTTCCGCCACGAACTCGGCCTCGATAAGCCCGCGATCGTCCGCTACATGGATTGGCTCGGCGGCGCGGCCACCGGCGATTTCGGCAAGTCCCTCGCCAATGGCCGCGACATCGCCGAGCTGATCGGCACCCGCCTTGCCAACACACTGCTGCTCGCTGCCTATGCCGCGGTGATCGCCATCCCGCTGGCGGTCGGCCTCGGCGTCCTTGCCGCCCTCTACCGAAACAGCTGGTTCGACCGCGGCATCAACATCTTCACCCTGTCGTCGATCTCGTTTCCGGAATTCTTCGTCGCCTACATCCTGATCCTGTGGCTTTCGGTCCATGTCGGGATCTTTCCCTCGATCGCCAATATCAACGAGTCGACGCCGCTCTGGGATCGGCTGATCCGCATGTTCCTGCCGGCGCTGACCCTGACGCTGGTCGTCACCGCCCACATGATGCGGATGACCCGGGCGGCGATCATCAACCTCCTGGCCGCGCCCTATATCGAGATGGCGCGCCTGAAAGGCCTGCCACCGCGGGTCGTCATCCTGCGCCACGCCCTGCCCAACGCGCTGGCGCCGATCATCAACGTCATCGCCCTCAACATGGCGTATCTGATCACCGGCGTCGTCGTCGTCGAAGTGGTCTTCGTCTATCCCGGCCTCGGCCAGTTGCTGGTCGATTCCGTCTCCAAGCGCGACATCACAGTGGTTCAGGCCTGCTGCCTGATCTTCGCCGTCGTCTACATCCTCTTCAACCTGATCGCGGACGTGCTCTCCATCGCCACCAATCCGCGTCTGTTGCACAAGAAGTGA